One genomic segment of Paenibacillus sp. FSL H8-0332 includes these proteins:
- a CDS encoding extracellular solute-binding protein, whose protein sequence is MKRLLFYFIIILGCGLAIYTLGYNRPLLPDLTQGEKAVPAAQTTRVRVALSDWTENLEVKNAISHYNKTNPDQIEIVVMNLATDAYDDTLNMLMTSGQGPDVFSVDNAWLATYVNKGYLANLSADLDAGWLLRFPVWARKHASGSLFKGGIYFMPSSIDTVRLIYNKQLFRSAGLDPERPPLTFAALEQAALQISRAGAPVNKYGFALPAGDSRASLQAGLELSNTYSGYYLYDYRSGRYDLSVYAPWLQMVREMKQQGSLYPGETLLKLNSALRQFADGNIGMMYVTSKDYVKLQEYMPKDDWGVALPPAADLSRRRAGALMMVPHAPLVVNSAAQSREAAVKVWRFLQSKEFLGMLYQQALALPVTDGIMDKPGASRGLRHFREFYPTAAESIYPLSPQIMDQYDPNTVSMEPRYSGDRPRMQLYLRIIAGDIPLDQGLGSESERLNQMLDIAATGYSFRREEYIYPQFDPRSPLLGESLLSRSSSGRE, encoded by the coding sequence GTGAAAAGGTTACTGTTCTATTTTATTATCATCTTAGGCTGCGGGCTGGCTATTTACACTCTTGGTTATAACCGCCCGCTGCTGCCGGACCTCACTCAAGGCGAGAAGGCCGTACCGGCGGCGCAGACCACCCGGGTGAGGGTCGCCCTGTCTGACTGGACGGAGAACCTGGAAGTGAAGAATGCTATCAGCCATTATAATAAAACAAATCCCGATCAGATTGAGATTGTAGTGATGAACCTTGCTACAGACGCATATGACGATACCTTGAATATGCTGATGACCTCCGGGCAGGGGCCGGATGTGTTCAGTGTCGATAACGCCTGGCTGGCCACTTACGTCAACAAGGGGTATCTCGCTAATTTGTCTGCTGATCTGGATGCCGGCTGGCTGCTGCGCTTCCCGGTATGGGCCAGAAAGCACGCGTCCGGCTCGTTGTTCAAGGGCGGAATCTACTTCATGCCCTCCAGTATTGATACCGTGCGCCTGATCTACAATAAGCAATTGTTCCGCAGCGCCGGACTTGACCCGGAGCGGCCTCCGCTTACCTTCGCTGCACTGGAGCAGGCGGCCCTGCAGATCAGCCGGGCCGGAGCCCCGGTGAACAAATACGGCTTCGCGTTGCCCGCCGGGGATAGCCGGGCCAGCCTCCAGGCCGGACTGGAACTATCGAATACCTACAGCGGTTATTATCTTTATGACTACCGGTCGGGCCGTTATGACCTGAGTGTGTATGCCCCCTGGCTGCAAATGGTGCGGGAGATGAAGCAGCAGGGCAGCCTCTACCCGGGGGAGACTCTGTTGAAGCTTAACAGCGCGCTCCGGCAGTTCGCAGACGGCAATATCGGCATGATGTATGTTACCAGCAAAGATTATGTCAAGCTGCAGGAGTATATGCCTAAGGATGACTGGGGAGTAGCGCTCCCTCCGGCAGCGGATCTGTCACGGCGCCGGGCCGGGGCCCTGATGATGGTCCCCCACGCTCCGCTGGTGGTGAACAGTGCGGCGCAGAGCCGGGAGGCTGCGGTGAAGGTCTGGAGATTTCTTCAGTCGAAGGAATTCCTGGGCATGCTGTACCAGCAGGCACTCGCCCTTCCGGTGACAGACGGGATTATGGATAAGCCGGGCGCTTCACGCGGGCTCCGCCACTTCAGGGAATTCTATCCCACCGCAGCAGAATCGATCTATCCGCTCTCCCCGCAGATCATGGACCAATACGACCCGAATACGGTGTCCATGGAGCCGCGTTATTCAGGCGACCGTCCAAGAATGCAACTGTACCTGCGGATCATCGCGGGGGACATTCCGCTGGACCAGGGACTGGGCAGCGAGAGTGAGCGGCTGAATCAGATGCTGGACATTGCAGCTACCGGGTATTCTTTTCGGCGTGAGGAGTATATCTATCCGCAGTTCGATCCCCGTTCCCCGTTATTGGGGGAGAGCCTGCTGAGCCGTTCAAGCAGCGGACGGGAATAG
- a CDS encoding protein-glutamine gamma-glutamyltransferase, translated as MGYGYAAPADMAFESRMRGEIIAAARAMNVGGTDFSTFENSRCNPRYWTRTGGGGFELNANVTPSAAINDIFVNGQLYAFECAMAMVMILYKATINMIGEAAFNRYFTGLYLWDWNYDSNLKLITTFNRNELQPGDVVYFKNPDHDPAKPEWQGENAIMLSRDSYYGHGLGIKNATQMIVSLNRERVPGSRTSAYLADEGLHPDFAYIASLGNARMGPPVSAKVNAKTAIYSRIGTKSYIIR; from the coding sequence ATGGGGTATGGATACGCGGCTCCGGCGGATATGGCCTTTGAGAGCAGAATGCGGGGGGAGATTATTGCGGCAGCCCGGGCAATGAATGTAGGGGGGACTGATTTCTCGACCTTCGAGAATTCCCGCTGCAATCCGAGGTACTGGACCCGTACAGGAGGCGGTGGATTTGAGCTGAATGCAAATGTCACTCCTTCGGCGGCGATTAATGATATTTTTGTGAATGGACAGCTGTATGCCTTCGAATGTGCTATGGCGATGGTGATGATTCTATATAAAGCAACCATCAACATGATCGGGGAGGCGGCCTTCAACCGTTATTTCACTGGTCTGTACCTGTGGGACTGGAACTATGACAGCAATCTGAAGCTGATTACCACGTTCAACAGGAATGAGCTGCAGCCGGGCGATGTGGTCTATTTCAAGAATCCTGACCATGATCCGGCTAAGCCGGAATGGCAGGGGGAGAACGCGATTATGTTGTCCAGGGACAGTTACTACGGACACGGGCTCGGGATCAAGAATGCCACTCAGATGATTGTATCGCTCAACAGGGAGCGGGTGCCGGGCAGCCGGACCTCGGCCTATCTGGCGGATGAGGGGCTTCACCCGGACTTTGCCTATATTGCTTCACTGGGCAACGCACGCATGGGCCCGCCGGTCTCCGCGAAAGTGAATGCAAAAACCGCCATCTACTCCAGAATAGGTACGAAATCGTATATTATCCGCTAG
- a CDS encoding response regulator translates to MLTMIVADDEPFIRNSLIRVFDWQEEFGIEIIGEASDGLEAYELCLKLRPDILFTDIMMPLMGGLEVAEKLREAGCRARIIIISGAQDFSYAREALKVNAEGYILKPVKLPEIRSVFRQAVAKLTEEREQQLDIEQLKQQLQDNMPLLREKFLQNLIAGLYRKEDEIWQKIQYFALPFQQGTLLSVCVLQLDEYRSAVAKYSEEHKQLLYFSIQNVIQESLDSHPCAISFVASENEFILIFCTPQTPPSPSLSGTCGQIIANIQKSLRLDASVGIGRACPLAGQLEDSYKDALAALVYKFYTGPASVLYIKDIQPDTEKLQSTFIYKLQARLMNELKAGHTDTVTRLMEQLFGGLAGPKHRIEYVQSLCAEMIFTSARALYEIDEDIGQVLSDRISIMDKLYQQTTITGLKAYMLSLLHDLSAYVAGKNTSRNSRIVSSIRTIVQEGYASELSVSRIAEEVFLTPNYISLLFKKETGRTITDYITQIRIGKAKELLLTTDLKVMEISERVGYENPHYFSTVFKKTTGLHPLKFRSAKG, encoded by the coding sequence ATGTTAACGATGATCGTAGCGGATGACGAGCCGTTTATCCGCAACAGTCTGATCCGTGTGTTCGATTGGCAGGAAGAGTTCGGGATTGAGATTATCGGGGAAGCCTCAGATGGACTGGAGGCGTACGAATTATGCCTGAAGCTCAGACCGGACATCCTGTTCACCGACATTATGATGCCGCTAATGGGGGGACTTGAGGTAGCAGAGAAGCTGCGGGAGGCAGGCTGCAGGGCCCGGATTATTATAATCAGCGGCGCCCAGGACTTCTCCTACGCCCGGGAGGCACTGAAGGTGAACGCAGAGGGATATATTCTGAAGCCTGTCAAGCTGCCCGAGATCCGCAGTGTCTTCCGCCAGGCGGTGGCCAAGCTGACAGAGGAACGCGAGCAGCAGCTGGATATAGAGCAGCTTAAGCAGCAGCTTCAAGACAATATGCCGCTGCTGCGGGAGAAATTCCTCCAGAATCTGATCGCCGGCCTGTACCGCAAGGAGGATGAGATCTGGCAAAAGATACAGTATTTCGCCCTGCCCTTCCAGCAGGGGACACTGCTTAGCGTCTGTGTGCTCCAGTTGGATGAATACCGGAGCGCGGTGGCTAAATACTCGGAGGAGCATAAGCAGCTGCTTTATTTTTCCATCCAGAATGTCATTCAGGAGAGCCTGGACAGTCACCCCTGCGCCATCAGCTTCGTGGCCAGTGAGAACGAGTTCATCCTGATATTCTGCACCCCGCAGACGCCTCCGTCCCCCTCCCTCTCCGGAACATGCGGGCAGATTATCGCCAACATTCAGAAGTCTCTGCGGCTGGACGCCTCCGTCGGCATCGGGCGGGCTTGTCCGCTGGCGGGCCAGCTTGAGGATTCCTATAAGGATGCGCTGGCCGCGCTGGTGTACAAATTCTATACCGGGCCTGCCTCTGTCCTCTACATTAAGGATATCCAGCCCGACACGGAGAAGCTGCAGAGCACTTTTATCTATAAACTCCAGGCCCGGCTGATGAATGAATTGAAGGCAGGACATACGGACACCGTCACCCGGCTGATGGAGCAGCTCTTCGGCGGGCTGGCCGGGCCCAAGCATAGAATTGAATATGTGCAGAGCCTCTGCGCGGAGATGATTTTCACCTCCGCCAGAGCTCTATATGAGATTGATGAGGACATCGGGCAGGTGCTGAGCGACCGGATTAGCATCATGGATAAGCTGTACCAGCAGACCACGATCACCGGCCTTAAGGCGTATATGCTGTCACTCCTGCATGACTTAAGCGCTTATGTAGCAGGTAAGAACACCTCCAGGAACAGCCGGATCGTCAGCAGCATCCGTACCATCGTTCAGGAGGGATACGCCTCGGAGCTGTCCGTGTCCAGGATTGCCGAGGAGGTGTTTCTGACACCTAACTACATCAGCCTGCTATTCAAGAAGGAGACCGGCAGAACCATTACCGACTATATCACCCAGATCCGCATAGGCAAGGCGAAGGAGCTGCTGCTGACTACGGACCTGAAGGTCATGGAGATCTCGGAGCGGGTCGGCTATGAGAATCCCCATTATTTCAGTACAGTTTTCAAAAAAACCACCGGCCTGCACCCGCTCAAGTTCCGTTCGGCCAAGGGTTAG
- a CDS encoding DUF4127 family protein: protein MKKVLYVPLDDRPVNLDDVIVQGRSAGIHVITPDVTDLKNRLDSQKTASGTTLLTTGSPAYGDTAKIRQYIRNHAASVDGFILSADMLAYGGLIGSRRLRMDAGGAYPAYDAAITDLLDVIREVKQAYPDKPMYVMDTIMRLATTSFAGGLDLTAYTESRNFMLQPRRSFTQFDDILSGYNLSPTGDYGSTAAFNKEQYYNTRAHKFKTNRYILEVLAQEGSIDFLAVGVDDANTQGVQINEIHYMEAGINEWLGGTQGQNPDRAVILPDADGLGQSLLARMANQLYRNGATTRYTVEYFGPHGSTLTSPYEYMDVHQNILRHLDIVGGEAVGDAREVEIIAITAADQVLAAVNRIEDNDSRAVPSLVIDCVGAGAADASITEALLGSRHTGALLGYSGWNTPGNKIGLALGMAQARYAYIVTETDAAALDLAVNAHGSLLFKRFLKDYFYKRLAIGEIRTYSRAHSLYENVATFTDQNMLLFNSPEDYAHLEALLRERMQTHTATLAGTGAFLIGSAEPACNIRQINGGSWVFSEYASVVLPYDDPDYIWGRAFEITLNPNLTLQ from the coding sequence ATGAAGAAAGTGCTATATGTACCATTGGATGATCGGCCGGTTAATCTGGATGATGTGATTGTGCAGGGGAGATCGGCGGGGATTCATGTGATCACACCGGATGTAACGGACCTTAAGAATCGGCTGGATTCGCAAAAGACCGCATCGGGCACAACCCTGCTGACCACAGGTTCACCGGCTTATGGAGATACCGCCAAGATCCGGCAATATATTCGGAATCATGCAGCTTCTGTGGATGGTTTCATCCTTTCAGCGGATATGCTGGCCTATGGGGGGCTGATTGGCAGCCGCCGTCTGCGTATGGATGCAGGGGGTGCTTATCCCGCTTACGATGCTGCAATTACAGACTTGCTCGACGTCATCCGTGAAGTGAAGCAAGCTTACCCGGACAAGCCGATGTATGTAATGGATACAATTATGAGACTGGCGACCACCTCTTTTGCGGGAGGACTGGACCTCACGGCGTATACGGAGTCCCGTAATTTCATGCTTCAGCCGCGCAGAAGCTTCACGCAGTTCGATGATATTCTCAGCGGATATAACCTGTCCCCGACTGGCGACTATGGCAGTACGGCTGCTTTCAATAAAGAGCAGTATTACAATACCAGAGCGCATAAGTTCAAGACGAACCGCTATATTCTGGAGGTGCTGGCGCAGGAGGGCTCTATTGATTTCCTTGCAGTCGGTGTGGATGATGCCAATACTCAGGGCGTGCAGATTAACGAGATTCACTATATGGAAGCAGGCATTAATGAATGGCTGGGCGGGACTCAGGGTCAAAATCCGGACCGGGCCGTCATTCTCCCGGATGCAGACGGACTGGGACAGTCCTTACTGGCGCGGATGGCGAATCAGCTCTACCGGAACGGGGCGACCACCAGGTACACTGTTGAATATTTCGGACCGCATGGCTCTACCCTTACGAGTCCGTATGAATATATGGATGTGCATCAGAACATTTTGCGCCATCTGGATATTGTGGGGGGAGAGGCGGTAGGCGATGCCCGTGAGGTGGAGATTATCGCGATTACCGCTGCGGATCAGGTGCTGGCTGCGGTTAACCGTATTGAAGATAACGATTCCCGCGCCGTCCCGTCGTTAGTGATTGACTGTGTCGGCGCAGGTGCAGCAGATGCAAGTATAACTGAGGCTTTGCTGGGCAGCAGGCATACTGGCGCTCTATTAGGGTATAGCGGCTGGAATACGCCGGGGAACAAAATCGGCCTCGCACTGGGCATGGCCCAGGCCCGGTACGCTTATATCGTTACAGAGACCGATGCGGCGGCGCTGGATCTTGCGGTTAACGCTCACGGCTCACTGCTGTTCAAGCGCTTCCTGAAGGATTACTTCTACAAAAGGCTGGCGATTGGCGAAATCCGGACGTACTCCAGAGCCCATTCGCTCTATGAGAATGTTGCAACGTTTACAGATCAGAATATGTTGTTGTTCAATAGCCCGGAGGACTACGCTCATCTCGAGGCCCTGCTAAGAGAGCGGATGCAGACACACACGGCCACGCTTGCCGGGACGGGCGCCTTCCTGATCGGCAGTGCTGAACCGGCGTGCAATATCCGGCAGATTAACGGGGGCAGTTGGGTCTTCTCTGAATACGCCAGTGTGGTGCTTCCATACGATGATCCCGATTATATTTGGGGCCGCGCCTTTGAGATTACTTTGAATCCTAACCTGACTTTGCAATAA
- a CDS encoding sensor histidine kinase, giving the protein MKKYYDSLSKALFLYNFSIRSRLILYFLFLVLLPTTIISVTIYNKSAGIITRNMNTSIENNFNLVQDNLARRFEAANQSMTALYLNSEFADLISSNRPTDSTGIINELAALSKILEDFPANGTSGNSFVPMLYMLNRPEYTQYNFSRRVFNIDLITLKPWYLNIPAKADFAVVGLSSLDSRFTLKFAKRLFGIRHAQLPYVGLLTLDIPAAEFGTLLEHYKPTPGSKVYIADKAGTIAISPEPSLIGQNIAAQDYYSKLSLTIGPADSTSNPLSPDHSSALHSFRHSIGSEEMLVSYKTLENTGWTILSFSPVRELNGELISFRRVMYIVIVICMLVSFLMALLLSENISAPIRKFIQSMSHAESGNFNIPIRYRRKDEFSYLFNRYNKLLQQIKALIDKLYVTELRKKEAELQMLQAQINPHFLYNTLDSINWIAINHDIPEISSMVTSLSDFFRYSLSKGRNIIPLRDELRQVESYLQIQQFRFQDRLHYELEETDRALAEECLVVKLSLQPLVENALIHGIQQRRGTGTIRIRVEQTEELLSISVFDDGIGADPARLNQLLADSQPGNQSYGIRNVHMRIRQFFGESYGIRYYDNTEDGCGLLAVIRFPVVTTWNEVKEDVNDDRSG; this is encoded by the coding sequence ATGAAGAAATATTACGATTCGTTGTCGAAGGCACTCTTCCTCTATAACTTCAGCATCCGCAGCCGCCTGATTCTCTACTTCCTCTTCCTGGTTCTTCTCCCGACTACGATCATCTCTGTCACCATCTATAACAAATCCGCCGGGATCATTACCCGGAATATGAATACATCCATTGAGAATAACTTCAATCTGGTTCAGGATAATCTCGCCCGGCGGTTCGAAGCCGCCAATCAATCCATGACCGCGCTGTACCTGAATTCTGAATTCGCGGACCTCATCTCCTCCAACCGGCCAACAGACAGTACCGGAATCATTAATGAGCTGGCCGCCCTTAGCAAAATCCTTGAGGATTTCCCCGCGAACGGGACCTCCGGCAACAGCTTCGTTCCTATGCTCTATATGCTGAACCGGCCGGAATATACCCAATATAATTTCTCACGGCGTGTATTCAATATCGATCTTATTACCTTGAAGCCCTGGTATTTAAACATTCCGGCCAAAGCCGATTTTGCCGTGGTGGGTCTTAGCTCGCTGGATTCCCGGTTCACCCTCAAATTCGCGAAGCGCCTGTTCGGTATCCGGCATGCACAACTGCCCTATGTCGGACTGCTCACCCTAGATATCCCGGCGGCCGAATTCGGCACGCTCCTGGAGCATTATAAGCCCACGCCCGGCAGTAAGGTCTATATCGCAGACAAGGCCGGAACCATCGCCATCAGCCCTGAGCCGTCACTTATCGGCCAGAATATCGCTGCCCAGGATTATTACAGCAAGCTTAGCTTGACTATAGGGCCTGCTGACAGTACCAGCAACCCTCTCTCTCCAGACCACTCATCCGCCCTGCATTCCTTCCGCCACTCCATCGGCAGCGAGGAGATGCTCGTCTCGTACAAGACGCTGGAAAACACCGGCTGGACCATCCTATCCTTCTCACCTGTCCGCGAGCTTAACGGGGAGCTGATCTCCTTCCGCCGGGTGATGTATATCGTAATAGTCATCTGCATGCTCGTCTCCTTCCTGATGGCCCTGCTGCTGTCCGAGAATATCTCCGCACCGATCCGCAAATTCATCCAGTCGATGTCGCATGCCGAGAGCGGGAACTTCAATATCCCCATCCGCTACCGGCGCAAGGACGAATTCTCCTATTTATTCAACCGCTACAACAAGCTGCTTCAGCAGATTAAGGCACTCATCGACAAGCTCTACGTCACCGAGCTGCGCAAAAAGGAAGCCGAACTGCAAATGCTCCAGGCCCAGATCAATCCGCATTTTCTCTACAATACTCTGGACTCCATTAACTGGATTGCCATTAACCACGATATCCCCGAGATCAGCAGCATGGTCACCTCGCTCTCGGACTTCTTCCGGTACAGCCTGAGCAAGGGCCGCAATATTATCCCGCTCCGCGATGAGCTGCGGCAGGTCGAGAGCTATCTGCAGATTCAGCAGTTCCGCTTCCAGGACCGGCTTCACTATGAGCTGGAGGAGACGGACCGGGCGCTGGCAGAGGAATGTCTGGTGGTGAAGCTCAGTCTCCAGCCGCTGGTGGAGAATGCCCTGATTCACGGGATTCAGCAGCGGCGGGGCACAGGCACGATCCGCATCCGGGTCGAGCAGACGGAGGAGCTGCTTAGCATCTCCGTGTTCGACGATGGAATAGGCGCCGATCCCGCACGGCTGAACCAGCTGCTGGCAGACTCGCAGCCGGGCAACCAGTCTTACGGCATCCGCAATGTGCATATGCGAATCCGGCAGTTTTTCGGAGAGTCCTATGGCATCCGTTATTACGACAATACCGAAGACGGCTGCGGTCTGCTGGCTGTCATCCGGTTCCCGGTGGTCACTACTTGGAATGAGGTGAAGGAAGATGTTAACGATGATCGTAGCGGATGA
- a CDS encoding ABC transporter permease subunit: MKTKKRHGLKHLLKHLLKHKVLLLMLLPGVVFLLINNYLPMFGIVIAFKNINYVDGILGSPWVGLDNFKFLFATSDAWIITRNTVLYNFVFIVLNLLFAVSIAVALNELRNKLAAKFYQSILFFPYFLSMVVVSYLVFAFLNVEYGFINKGVFALFGLDELSWYSEPKYWPFILPLINLWKGVGYGCVIYLAAIIGIDNEYYEAALIDGASKWKQILHITIPLIRPVIIITTILAIGGIFRSDFGLFYQTTLNSGALYPTTLVIDTYVYNALINMGNLGMSAAAGLYQSVVGFFLVLGSNWIVRKVDKDQAVF; encoded by the coding sequence ATGAAGACGAAAAAGAGACACGGGCTGAAGCATCTGCTGAAGCATCTGCTGAAGCATAAGGTGCTGCTGCTGATGCTGCTGCCGGGCGTAGTGTTTTTGCTGATCAATAATTATCTGCCAATGTTCGGAATTGTGATTGCGTTCAAGAATATCAACTATGTGGACGGGATTCTTGGCAGTCCGTGGGTTGGGCTGGATAACTTCAAATTCCTGTTCGCCACCTCGGATGCCTGGATTATCACGCGCAATACGGTGCTCTACAACTTCGTGTTCATTGTGCTTAATCTGCTCTTCGCCGTATCCATTGCGGTTGCCCTGAATGAGCTGAGGAACAAGCTGGCCGCCAAATTCTATCAGAGCATCCTGTTCTTTCCCTACTTTCTGTCGATGGTGGTGGTGAGCTATCTGGTATTCGCTTTTCTGAATGTTGAATACGGTTTCATCAATAAAGGGGTCTTCGCCCTGTTCGGGCTGGATGAGCTCAGCTGGTATTCGGAGCCGAAGTACTGGCCGTTCATTCTGCCCCTGATTAATCTCTGGAAAGGGGTGGGTTATGGCTGTGTCATCTACCTGGCAGCGATCATCGGCATTGACAACGAGTACTATGAAGCGGCCCTGATCGACGGCGCCAGCAAGTGGAAGCAGATTCTGCACATTACCATTCCGCTCATCCGGCCGGTCATTATTATTACAACGATTCTGGCCATCGGGGGCATCTTCCGCTCCGACTTCGGGCTGTTCTACCAGACCACACTGAACTCCGGGGCGCTGTACCCGACTACACTGGTCATCGACACCTACGTCTATAACGCGCTGATTAATATGGGTAACCTGGGGATGTCCGCAGCGGCCGGATTATACCAATCGGTGGTCGGCTTTTTCCTGGTCCTCGGCTCGAACTGGATCGTGCGTAAGGTTGACAAGGATCAGGCGGTTTTCTAG
- a CDS encoding collagen-like triple helix repeat-containing protein, which yields MTLLSTGPLENNAVGGVRPTTQVTVRIDNRSNVSAYTVVLQGYYMQGGMRVLYVSQSLNVAANGSITNTYYADLDAFEFVFATSDTVDDPVQISVWGKSSTGQLVTAHRLVSAELLGDTGVTGATGATGATGVTGLTGATGAGVTGATGVGTTGPTGATGVTGPTGGTGATGAGVTGATGANGATGVTGPTGATGVGVTGATGATGATGVGTTGATGVTGPTGATGVGVTGATGATGVGVTGATGVTGAIGATGVGVTGATGATGVGVTGATGATGVGVTGATGATGATGATGVGTTGATGVTGATGATGVGVTGATGATGVGVTGATGATGVGVTGATGATGVGVTGATGATGVGVTGATGATGAGVTGATGVTGATGATGVGVTGATGVGVTGATGVTGATGATGAGVTGATGVTGATGATGVGVTGATGATGVGVTGATGATGVGVTGATGATGATGATGPNAATEGFSAFLPTFSAATSTQLTGWTVTSPYYDSATFNETTGNYTIPVSGRYSFEATINYSTTAAISVALGAGIDPAFVVRRTSPTVTDLVNGLFPLLNVNIALLLSLRTILGNGTVTLAGEVELTAGDVIGLFYEADGLTIPLDLGGVSSGIVWSVHRLT from the coding sequence ATGACTCTACTATCCACAGGACCGCTGGAAAATAATGCAGTAGGAGGAGTAAGACCCACTACACAGGTTACGGTCAGAATTGATAACCGCAGTAATGTTTCAGCTTATACGGTAGTTTTACAAGGCTATTACATGCAGGGAGGCATGCGTGTACTGTATGTCAGTCAATCACTTAATGTAGCTGCCAACGGATCTATTACTAATACTTACTATGCGGATCTGGATGCCTTTGAATTTGTGTTTGCCACTTCAGATACTGTAGATGATCCGGTTCAGATCTCTGTATGGGGCAAGAGCAGTACGGGACAGCTCGTCACCGCCCACCGGTTGGTCTCGGCTGAATTATTGGGTGATACTGGCGTAACGGGGGCCACTGGGGCTACTGGGGCAACCGGCGTTACGGGTCTGACAGGCGCAACGGGCGCGGGAGTGACAGGTGCGACTGGAGTAGGTACGACAGGTCCGACCGGGGCGACTGGAGTGACGGGTCCGACAGGCGGGACCGGGGCAACGGGGGCTGGGGTGACCGGGGCGACTGGAGCTAATGGGGCGACTGGCGTTACGGGTCCGACAGGTGCAACTGGCGTAGGAGTAACGGGGGCGACTGGAGCAACGGGTGCGACCGGAGTAGGTACAACAGGTGCGACCGGCGTGACAGGTCCGACCGGGGCAACGGGCGTAGGAGTGACCGGGGCGACCGGAGCAACGGGCGTGGGAGTGACTGGAGCGACCGGAGTGACTGGGGCGATCGGGGCAACGGGCGTAGGAGTGACCGGGGCGACCGGAGCAACGGGCGTAGGAGTGACTGGAGCGACCGGGGCAACGGGCGTAGGAGTGACTGGAGCGACCGGGGCGACTGGAGCAACGGGTGCGACCGGAGTAGGTACAACAGGTGCGACCGGAGTGACCGGGGCGACCGGGGCAACGGGCGTAGGAGTGACCGGGGCGACCGGGGCAACTGGCGTAGGAGTGACTGGAGCGACCGGGGCAACGGGCGTAGGAGTGACTGGAGCGACCGGAGCAACGGGCGTGGGAGTGACTGGTGCGACCGGGGCAACGGGCGTAGGAGTGACTGGAGCGACCGGAGCAACGGGCGCGGGAGTAACGGGTGCGACCGGAGTGACTGGGGCGACCGGGGCAACGGGCGTAGGAGTGACCGGCGCAACGGGAGTGGGAGTAACGGGTGCGACCGGAGTGACTGGAGCGACCGGAGCAACGGGCGCGGGAGTGACTGGAGCGACCGGAGTGACTGGGGCGACCGGGGCAACGGGCGTGGGAGTGACTGGAGCGACCGGGGCAACGGGCGTAGGAGTGACTGGAGCGACCGGGGCAACGGGCGTAGGAGTGACTGGAGCGACCGGAGCAACTGGAGCAACCGGAGCAACCGGCCCGAATGCTGCAACGGAAGGGTTCTCTGCATTCCTGCCGACGTTCTCGGCCGCGACCAGTACGCAGCTTACGGGTTGGACTGTTACTTCGCCTTACTATGACAGTGCGACATTTAATGAGACTACGGGCAACTACACGATTCCGGTATCCGGCAGATATTCGTTTGAGGCAACCATTAACTACAGCACTACGGCTGCCATCTCGGTTGCATTGGGAGCGGGAATTGATCCGGCTTTTGTAGTGCGGAGAACATCCCCGACAGTAACAGATCTGGTAAACGGATTGTTCCCGCTGCTGAATGTTAACATTGCGCTTCTGTTGTCTCTGCGGACAATCCTTGGTAATGGTACGGTAACATTGGCAGGTGAAGTTGAACTGACGGCAGGCGATGTGATCGGACTCTTCTATGAAGCAGACGGATTAACAATTCCGCTTGATCTTGGAGGTGTCTCTTCGGGCATTGTGTGGTCTGTTCACAGACTGACCTAG